The Triticum aestivum cultivar Chinese Spring chromosome 3A, IWGSC CS RefSeq v2.1, whole genome shotgun sequence genome includes a region encoding these proteins:
- the LOC123057604 gene encoding E3 ubiquitin-protein ligase SINA-like 5 — translation MQDVTMMGMEVFNCLACYLPLRPPIYQCSVGHFICCSCHDKLPAEDRKCSTCSAAISQRCYGMERVVDGILLPCKHGCKKKIAYHHRAEHESNQCRNRPYVCPVSGCRFSGTNAQLLDHFTARHKWKTKRFVYSVAFDLQVQPGYHLLRGGDGRVFLLNMAPPELLGHAVSLVSVKPIARGHVIRCSVGFSRFSGHYQVTWLELGSLSRSDGMLAECFFVVPKVSNGGVMLNITIDDGKLYEEDHDDDNYKDWEDEEVTYD, via the exons ATGCAGGATGTCACCATGATGGGGATGGAGGTCTTCAACTGCCTCGCCTGCTATCTACCCCTCAGACCTCCGATATATCAG TGTTCCGTGGGGCATTTCATCTGCTGCTCTTGCCATGACAAGCTTCCGGCGGAGGATAGGAAGTGCAGCACCTGCTCCGCCGCCATCTCCCAGCGCTGCTACGGCATGGAGCGCGTCGTGGACGGCATCCTCCTTCCCTGCAAGCACGGGTGCAAGAAGAAGATCGCCTACCACCACAGGGCGGAGCACGAGAGCAATCAGTGCCGCAACCGGCCGTATGTGTGCCCGGTCTCCGGCTGCCGCTTCTCTGGGACCAACGCGCAGCTCCTGGACCATTTCACCGCCCGTCACAAGTGGAAGACGAAAAGGTTCGTATACTCTGTGGCGTTCGATCTCCAGGTCCAGCCAGGCTATCATCTCCTCCGTGGCGGCGACGGCCGCGTCTTTTTGCTCAACATGGCGCCCCCGGAGTTGCTTGGTCATGCAGTCTCCCTCGTCTCCGTCAAGCCGATCGCTCGGGGACACGTGATCCGGTGCTCCGTTGGTTTCTCGCGCTTCTCTGGCCACTACCAGGTTACATGGCTGGAACTCGGGAGCTTGTCCAGGTCTGATGGGATGCTGGCCGAGTGCTTCTTCGTCGTGCCCAAGGTGTCCAATGGAGGTGTGATGCTCAACATCACCATAGATGACGGCAAGCTGTACGAGGAGGACCATGACGACGACAACTACAAGGACTGGGAGGACGAGGAGGTTACATATGATTGA